Part of the Kryptolebias marmoratus isolate JLee-2015 linkage group LG20, ASM164957v2, whole genome shotgun sequence genome, AACCAAATGATCCGAATCCTGAGattgtttgaaacaaacaggaaatgatggAATTATCGTCCGGATTTTCAGTTCAAAAGGATAAATAAAATCGGTCAAAAACCagaaataaatggttttattatCCGTCCGTCTGCGGAGGATTTCTTGTCCGAGCTGGAAAATAATATAACCTAAAAAATGTCACGTGTCAAGGGTGAtccccattgatttcaaggtcgcAGGTGAATCCTTGCCTGTGCTCCAACTCTGCGCACACGTCGTATTCAGGATCGTTGCGTGAGGAACTTCCTGGCGGTTTTCCGTCCCGCCGGCAGGACTCTGGTTATCCTGACGTCGTGTCCCGGCTCGCCTTTTAACGAAACAGGAAACAGCGTTTTAGTTCCGCGTTCCAACGAGCTCGACGGGAAGCCGTGACCGTCTCCTCCGCGCTGCTGCCGGACCTGGACTCCTGCTGGTCTCTGGTCGCTGAAATCAGCAAAGCCTTCCCCGAGAAGACGTTTCGTTTCCGTGCCTCGAGTTCGTTTCGCTGAAAAGACTcgaaataaatatttcagagcAACTAAAACTTTTATAAACTGAACCGTTTGATGAACGTCTTCATATCTGCTCGGAGCTCCTGATGGGTCCGAGGAAGACTGGGAGCGCGATGAAGCCGAGTTCAGGTCGTGAATAATTAACGAGGCCCAGATGCATGCTGGGAGCTGCTGATGGGTCTGAGTGGGTCAgcggagagaagaagaagaggaggaggaagatgctCTGCTTTTACATCCATCTGCCCTGAGAGGAACCCACGGCTGCTgaataattcacacacacacacacacacactcactctgcTTTAAAGTCTGCTCTCAGCAGGAAGGACGTGGCTCCACGTCCTCAAACTAAAAACACGGACAGAAAAACGGCGTTTAAAGTGTTAAAGGGACAATTCGGCTCTTCTGTGGTGAAGGTCGTGAACagtcaacatcttacctgctgtggatgtCTGTCTGAACGACGAGGCGACACGATTACAGTCCTGCCTGTAAGCTTCATCACTAAACCTTTAGCTCCATATATGTAAAATTCAATGAGATGAAGCCATtccaattagctgtggcggccatcttgaatcagacagACTCCAAACTGTTAGCTCTCacagtgtgtgttggggatcagtctcagctgctaccacggCAGGTTTTAGCTGATATGTGTCAAACTGACTAAGCTGTAGACATTTTTGGTGTCTCTGTAAGAACAGttggctatggtggccatcttgaatcaggctcaCTCCAAAAGATATTCAATTGTAAATATGTATTAATTCCAACCTGCAGAtcctaaataaaacactttcgttgggttttttttttttctttttttttgagagaagcagaaacaaaaagatctcGTTCATCTCATTTTGTGGGATTTACTGACTCCCATTGACTCCCACTGACTCACATTGCCTCCCACTGACTCCCACTGACCCCTGATTGACTCCCTCTGACTCCCATTGACTCCCACTGACCCCTGACTGACTTCGTTAGCGGAGTCTGTTAGCGTAATATCTCATCAACccctgaacggattttaatgaaactttcaggggcGATTATCGAATGCGCGTCTACGACCGATTCACTTCTGGAGCCGCCACagatcaagatggccgccacagccaagtcAATTTAGAGAACCCAAAAGTGGCTCTAACTGGGTCTGTTTGACAGACGCTGAGCTAAGActtgaggtggtagtagctgagagtcgtctaCAACAGTCGGGTGACTGAACTCGTCTGGCTCACAGTAAAGGcggcgggcaacatgcattcctccaGGAAACGACGAGGCTTTTGAAGAACCGATGCTCCTCTGACGacgtttattgtttttattcatttctgcgGCGAACAGGAGGCGGCAGGGGCTGCGGCAGCTCACGGAAACATCCGCAGAGCGCCACCGGAAacacaggaaggaggaggaggaggaggagggatcaCAGAGGGATGAAGGAGTGGGGTTGTCATGGTAACCCCCTCTGATGATGTAACGTCCCGAGCTCCTGCATCGCTGCGTCAcgtgaggaaacaaaaaagaggaGACGCCCCGAACGACACGAGGAGgttttcaaacttaaaaaaattaacatttttattttatttttgtccttcagaTCAACTCGACGCTTCTTCTCTCTTAAAATCCCTCCCAGCTGGTCAGATCACATAATCTAAGATTGTAACAGGATTATATCTGAGCTGTGTGGGGTTTTTTATGCATCATGAGGCaacaaaagagtaaaaaaagagaaaaggctcTTCATTAAACTGCCGCAGAGGCAGATTCCTGCCACATGAGGGCGACATTCAGCCGCTGGGACGAACAAAAGGATGAAGCACTTTAATCTCAGATTAtaggaaaatgtgaaaaacacaaacgcCGGTGAGAcaagctgagaaaaaaatgacaaaataaaaggcttCAACTAATAtaatctacaaaataaaagcctctgaatgattttctgtttctaaacGTCTCTGTTGTTCTGATCCCAGTTCAGCTTTGGGCCTGATGGTCTCCCTCGGCGATGAAGGTCCGCCTTCAGGCCGCGGCTTCGCTCCTCTGGCTGAGCAGCACCTCCACCACCTTCGGGTCGGACAGGGTGGACAGGTCGCCCAGGTCCTCCTCGTTTCGGGCGATCTGCCGGAGGACCCGCCGCATTATTTTccctgaagaagaagaggagggggagaaggAAGAGGAGTTTCAGATGGAGCTGGCTCAGATGGTACCTGAGGCGGCTGCTGcaggtgtgttttgtttacctGAGCGGGTCTTCGGCAGCGCCGGGGCGTTCTGGATGAAGTCCGGCGTCGCGATTGGTCCGATTTTTTCTCTCactgaatgaaaaacacaaaacatttactgaTGCTCAATAACACGGGTGGACCGATCAACGGGGTTGAGTCAGCGGTTCGACTCCCATCACCCGCTGGAGCACAGGTCAGGAGTCATCAGGACGCTGTCCTGCAGAGAGGACAGCGTCCACACAAACTCAGGAGGCAGGGACAAGGAGAAGACAGGGCCTGGAGACACGGGGCAGGTAAGAAACCCAAACAGGACTCCGGCCAGACACCGACCCCAAACCTAGACCCAGAACCCAGATCCAGATTCAGACacagacccagacccagactCAAGCCTAGACCCAGATCCAGATTCAGACCCAGACCCAAACATAGACCCAGATTCAGACCCAGACCTAGATCCAGATTCAGACCCAGATTCAGACCCAGACCTAGATCCAGATTCAGACCCAGACCCAGAACCCAGACCCAGATtcagacccagacccagacccagatTCAGACCCAGACCTAAACCTAGACCCAGACCCAAACCTACAGATCCAGACCCAGATCCAGATTCTGACCTagatccagatccagacccAGACTCAGAACCCAGATCCAGATTCAGACCCAGACCTGGACCAGATCCGGCTCCGCTGATACAAACAGAGTaatgaagacaaactgagacaaaaacataGACAAAGAGGACACAGAGGTAGTTGGAGGAGGACGTCTTCCCTGAAGGAACAAATTTGAAACTCTTAGCAGAATCTACGAGGCTCCAAAGGGCTCGCCGCCGTCGAGGGGTTAAATGGACTCATCGGTGGACCGGATTGAGCTCACGTGAGGTCCAGATGTGGCCTCCGAGCTGCCAGTTGAGAAACCCAGGTCTGCAGAGGCTACCACTCCGTTCCTTTTTAACCACCAGACGATCCCCGAGTCTGAAAGCCGTTTGGCGTGCGTTTAGAGTCGGGTCGAACCCTCACCGAGTCTCTTGAGCTCCTCCGCCATCTTGCTGCTGAACTCCCTGCTGTCCCTCAGGGTGACGAAGCAGTAGAGACACTCCCCCTTCATCTTGTGGGGTCGGCTCACAGCGGCGGCCTCCAACACCGCCGGGTGCAGCGTCAGCGCCGCCTCCACCTCCGCCGTGCTCATGAGGTGGCCTGCGGGACCAACGGACGCAAACTGAAGGTCGTGCGGACTTTCCTTTGTaggcgtttttatttttaaatacctgAGACGTTCAGCATGTCGTCTATCCTCCCTGTGATCCAGTAGTACCCGTCTTTGTCCCGCCTGCAGCCTGAGGGCGAAGGAGACAACCTGAGTGAGCTCCATGAAGGAGCTGAGTCTGCGCGTCTTCATCGTGACGCCTCACCGTCGCCAGTGACGTAGTAGCCCGGGAACTTCTTGAAGTAGGTGTTCTCGAAGCGCTCGTGGTCTTTGTAGACCGTTCGCATTAACCCCGGCCAGGGCTTTCTGAAGACCTGCAGCAGACACAAACACGGAGGGACAGGCGTCCACGTCTCACTTCGTTTTAACATTTCTAGctttaaggcaggggtgtccaaccctggtcctcgagggacGCTGTCCTGCACGTTTTACTGGTTTCAACGCTCCGACAcgcctgattcatggttaaatcagaagcctgttaatcgcctgattcaaaccaggtgtgtcggagcagaggaagaagaaaaacatggaggatTAGTgtccctcaaggaccagggttggacacccctgctatGAGGTAACAGCAGTTTTGATTTGAGAAGGATTCATTTAATTGAATCAAACTTTACCAGGTAACCCTCGGCCTCGCCCTGCAGCTCCTCCCCGTCTTCGTTCAGGACGGTCGGCTCGATCCCGAAGAAAGGAAAGGTCTGAAATACGAGACCGGGTGAGAGGAAACTGTGTCTTAgtgactgtgtaaaaaaaaaatctgcataaaaTACGGGATGTACGAACAAAAAAGAGggtaaactgaagaaaaacgAGCTAAAAATGGTTCCGTATGTTTCTACGCCATCATGGCTGCCAGTGACGAGATGCAGAAGATTGAGGAGGAACTCACAGCAGAACCTGGTTTCAGAGGCGTAGCAGCAGGAAGTGGGGTCAGAACATGGCCTCCCTGCAGGAAGTTACAGAAACAAGTTAATTTAAAGCCTAACCTGACCTTTAGTGACCTTTTAGTCGGCGTCTTGTCTCCTACTGTCTCTGTCTGCCAGAAAGTGTCCACCACCGGGCAGCGGTTCTGACCCACCGTCTCGTAGAACCACCGCCATGCCTCGGGGTTGATGGGCTCGCCCACAGAACCCAGAATCTTCAGGCTGGACAGGTCGTACCTGATCAGGGAGCGAGGAGAACCATCCTCAGAACTCAAAGTCTGACTTTCTACCTGAAACCGAGGAATCTGAACTCTTCTCCGAGAGCCGAAGGTGAATAAACAcctgacaggaggaggaaaaccccggctaacattagcaaaaccttagccaaaagtagcaaaatgttagctaacattagcaaaacgttagctagaagtagcaaaatgttggataaaaataacaaaaggctagctaaatatAATAAAGAGCTaactagaagtagcaaaatgttagctaaaagtaacaaaaagctagctaattatagcaaaaggctaactagaagtaccaaaatgctagctagaagtagcaaaatgttagaaGTAGCAAACTGTTAGCTAATAGttgcaaaaagctagctagCACTAGCAATAagtaagctaaaagtagcaaaatgttaggtAAAGGAAGCAAAACcttagctaaaagttgcaaaggtttagctacaagtagcaaaaggctagctagaagtagcaaaatgttagctaaaagtaacaaaaggctagctaaggCGAACTAGAACTaccaaaaagctagctaaaagtagcaaaatatcAGCTCAAATTGGCAAAATGtgagctagaagtagcaaaatgttaggtAAAGGAAGCAAAAccttagctaaaagtagcaaaatgccagctaggagctaaaagtagtaaaaggcttgGTTCTTCATAGTCTTAAATGTGATATAATATCATATTTCTCTccgtgttttgtgttttgatgctTCATCGTCTGTTTGTAATCTGTCCTGTTCTGAAGGACAATTAAAacatctttcatttttattttgacacttttggtgtttttagattCAACGATTTGCAGGACTCCAGACACCAGCTGACTGCCTTCAGTTTCCGGCTCATGGATAAAATACAAACCACCGTTTAAAGCTCGGCTCAGGGTTCGATGTTTTTCACCCCGGAGCTGAACGAAGCAATGCTGGAGGAGCCGACTCACTTCTGCAGCGGCTCGCTGCCGTACTTCATCAGCAGGCGGATGGCTGTGGGGGCCGTGTAGAACTTGCTGACTCTGTACTTCTCGATGACCTCCCAGAACCGCCCGACGTGGGGGTGCACGGGGATCCCCTCGAACTGGAATCACACACACCGAACATGAGCCGACGGTCACTTCAGCTCGTTTTACCGACGCCCCCGGCCTGACTCACCAGGACACTGCTGGCTCCGTTTGCCAGAGGGCCGTAGGTGATGTAGGAGTGGCCGGTGATCCAGCCGATGTCCGCTGTGCACCAGTACACGTCGTCACGGTGATGGTCGAAAACGTACTTGAAGGTCAGCGAGGTGTAGAGCAGGTAGCCGGCGACGGTGTGGACGACACCCTGCGGGATTTGTGCAGAAGATTAGTGGTGAGCGGTGACAGACGGGGTCTCCGGGCGTCTCGCAGTCCCTACCTTGGGTTTGCCGGTGGAGCCGCTGGTGTAGAGGACGAACAGCGGGTCTTCGGCGTCCACCCACTCCGGTTCGCACTCGTCCGCGGCGGCCCTCGTCGCCTCGTCCCACCACACGTCCCGCCTCGAGTCCCAGGGCGTCTGAGCGGGGCAGAGGTGACGCCGTGAAAAACAGAGAGGTGCACGTTTTAAACCCGCAATCAGGACCTAAAATCTGCTCCGATCGCTTGTTTCTGTTGGTTTAAATCATAAGTTCAGCTTAAAAAACTCTTCAATCATCTGTGACCCCGGCTGCAGAGAGGAAACCGagaaaatatggatttttttggCTTCATTGAGTCCATAAAAGCACAATCTAATGATCCCGATAactaaaacactaaatgtttttattcattctgcaGGATTTGGTCATTTTGGTTGATGCAACTCGAACCGGCAACCTCGGGATTACAAGACGACCATATAATCTTCCTATCTACCTTTAAAtggaagttttctaacaggtatgtcCTCAGAGTCGGTCCTTTGTGTTATAACCCGAAGAATTTCCCTTCAAACTGACCATTTTTCGttgggaaatcccttcatataatgttTGACGTTATTCTGAAGCTTGAGGGGGGgttacactttttaaatagCAACAAAATCATCCGACCTCCACAGTGTTGGAcattaaaagtttcatttaatgtattttaaaacacaaccagCAAATAATTTCCTACGATGTGATTTAAAGCTTCTGAGTGAGAAttagctgcaggttttaggagttttttctcacttttgtttaaatattttatcgTTATCGCAGTCAAACTTATGAAAAAAAGGTTACAAATTAAAACCTTCCACGGGTTCAAGGAGCCTATCGTGTTTTTCACGCAGGGATTGTTTATGAGATTAAATCTAAACCAAAAGGTGTTCGTTTACCTGTAATTTGTTGCTTGAAGTTCCAGTTTTTGTCCTAAACGCTTCGTGTTTGACGACCAGGCATTTGTTGACTTCAGGTGAGCCTCTgaggaataaaatatattaaatatattaataaaacgTATAATTGAATgaaaaactcaacatttaaatatcagagttttgtgtttcaaatcagtttttgtggattttttttgttcgtttttctcctaaaatcatctgaacttattttttactgtttttctgtcGCATAGTTGGAGCACAAGGTCAAccgtgatgttgacctttgaccctatgaccttaaaatcaatggtgatcacccttaaCCTAAGAAGGTGTTCGGCTGTGCGGTTTAATTTCCCTCCGTTACACGGACGCACAGctgtgagcttgacctttgaccctgtcacactgaaatcagtggtgatcacccctgaccctccagctgtggagtttaacaaaggaagtgaaacacaaaaaatatggCTTTAATGTTAGATATTGACgggtttttaacagtttaaaaccTCCACAGTTGTCACTCGTTTCTAAACCAACACGCCTGTCCCCTTGGACACCCCGTGTCCCTACGAGGACAGACGACGCTTTGCCTTCTGGCTCATGTCCCTCTCAGCCTCCCGTTGCCGTGGGAGACGAGCAGCTTGGGCATCCCTGATGGGTCCAAGTGCTCCACGTTGCTCGGCAACCCTGTAATCTGAAAGCCCAGCGGCGTGTTTCCTCGGCGCCTCTGTCTGATAACAGCTGACTGCGCCGttcggcgtgtgtgtgtgtatgtgtgtgtgtgtgtggtgactCATACTCCAGGTACCGAGCAGCAGCTTGGGTAAACACGAGTGGTTGCCGGGAATAGGGGGACGTCTGACTTACTTTTCCCTGCACTTCTCCAACGCTTCGTCTGAGATCTGCTTCAGGTTGATCAGCTTCTCGCCTCTATAAACACCATCTGTGTCAGACCGGGAGGTATTTGTTTcataaaagaaggaaaaaaaccgTCGGTTCACGGCCCCCCGGTGCTGATTTATTACACACTTGTTACCTGCTGTCACCAGAACGCTGCTTTGGGCGTCCATGATTCTGTCACACAGCGACTCGGAGGAAAAACCTGCAAACTGTAcgaaaaaatgaaaaagcaggatgaaaataaaatccacttttCTGGTTTATCTGAAAGCTGGCATGTCATCCAAGACacggcaacaacaaaaaagaagttaaacTAGAAGCACTAAGACTGCGCCAAACTCGGGATAAACAAACAGCCCGATCCGGATCATAAGCtggacctttgacctttgacctcatgaaccTTGAAACCAACAGACATCGtttttgacccatgaggtgtccagctgttaTACacctgcagagttagagcacaggctgacatgtgaccttgacctttgacctcaccagctaaaaactaaaagaaacaaaacaccatctaaaagaagcagaacatcagctaaaagctaaatgaagcaaaacagtTGGTAACTGCTAAAGATAGCACAAcacagctaaaaagtaaaagaaccaaacaagcagctaaaagctaaaggaagcaaaacactagctaaaatctaaaattagcaaaaggctaactaaaaggtaaaagtagcaaaaggctagctgaaagtatcAGTCAGCTAACTAATAACTGAAAACtaacacaagaagacaaaaacagaacatgaacgctaaaacagatttgaaagaaaacgATGTGTTTCTATGtgagaaatatttctaaataaagttaaatattataaaaagcattaaagctaaaaaaaacaaaacaaaatgcacagcTCTTATCTCCAGAACAAGcagaatgttttgatgtttaattgGCTAAAAAGAGCACAAAGCATTCAGGAGTAGTCAGattgcaaaaacataaagaaaacaaatgagcaTTTCCACAATTAACAGATGATTATAGTGACCCATTAGTTTATAAATTGCTGTTTAGAGGCTTAATTTCAGCTCCAGAGCCAGAAGAGAAAGTtgtcatgtatttatttattttatctgattaGTACTACATTAATGAGATGAATTGAaactaataaatacaaaaaaagataactAAATTAAAACCATTGGAATATTTTGTTGCTCCCCTCTGGTGGCCATCAGTGGTATTGCACCTGCTGAAAGTGGCTTTTTGCTCTCATCCATGATGGtcaaaacaactaaatgtgacttaaatagAAGTAGCTCAAAATTACACGCTTCAAATCAGATCAGGGATCTTCTAACCAAAGCAATGAGACAAAAATGTCCGTTTAGAAAGCCACGCTGAAGCCTGGAAAACGAGCTGTTCGCCATTAATGCCTCAGAAATGGGTTGTAGTGCGGCGTACGCAGAGATGCGCTGTTTATAGACGAGTAACCTCGTTTAATCCTAACGAGCACACCACCCATTAATTGGTCTTTAATGGGACCGCCATTTGCTGCGTCCTTTTCCAGACACTTGTTCCCCAGCCAAGGTTAATAGTTCACGGGGTGTAAAGTTTCAGCGTTGATGGCGGCGTTATGAATCAGGTCACGGAGGACTCAGCCAAATGTCTCTGTGCTGGCCGAGCCTGGCCCTCCGTATCACTGATTACGTTTACTCCAAAATGTCTCTTGGGTAATATTAATATTAGTAAAAGCCTGAAATATAAAAGAATGACTCAGCAAAAACAAGGTTGCCAAGACTCCAGCCGGCCACAAACAGGCCTTTGTTGGTCATGGAGATTCCAACTTTAAGTGCTGCGGATATTTTTAACGGCTCCTAACCTTTGCACGGATGTGGAAGGTTAAAGATCTAAAATGGTGCTGGCCTGCCCCGCCGTGCCAAGCTGGAGACGGCCAGGAAATGTCTGACCCGTGAAGATGAGAACGGCGTGGAAAAAAACGCAGCGGCGTGCTCCGTCGTAGCGCTTACCACAATGGAGTGAACGGCGCCTATTCTGGCACACGCCAGCATGGTGTAGACCAGCTCTGGGATCATGGGCAGGTAGATGGACACTCGGTCTCCTTTTTTCACAccttgaagtaaaaaaaaacaaacaaaaaaaaaacgcgtGCTGATCAAAATTTaaaggattcattttaaaacaaaacacagccgAGTAATATCTCAGCtcagacagacaaaacagacaatGTTAACTCACAAAATCTGTTACATTAGCTAACTTAACTCACTAGCTGTTCAGCTACTATAGGTGTGCTAGTTACATTAGCTAAATAATTAGCTGGTTACCTAGCTAACAGTTGTTATTTAGCTAGCTTACCCAACTAGCTAATTCAGCAGGCACATCTGCTTTAGCTATAACTAGTAAATTAGTTAGCTAGCTAAAAAGCTTTGAGAGCTAGCTAGCTAACAACTAGCTTATCCAACTAGCTAGTATTGCACAATTAGCCGGATAGCTAGTACGTTAGTTAGCTAGCTAGCATAGCTTAGATAGATAGTTATGTAGCTAATGTAGGTAGCACAACTACATTAGCTGCATAGTCTTGATAGATAGATTACCAGCTAATTTATCTAACTAGCTAATGTTGCTGTAACAACTGCATTAGCTGCATTATAGCATAGCCCGATAGCTAATTGGTTAATGTAACTAGCACAACTATATTAGCTGCAAAACCCTGGATGGATAGCTAGCACAACTAAAATAACTTCAtaggatagatagatagatagataaccAGCTAGCTTAGCTTTTGTAGCTAGAATAACTGCATTAGCTGCATAGTTTAGATAGATACTTTGAAATTACAGTGAAAGTTGttctttattaatttttccAACTGTTAAACATAAATACTCATAAgggtttgatgtgtttttatttttagccgtGCTTCTCACCCATTTTTTTGAGCACATTAGCGCAGCGGCAGACGTGGCTCAGCAGCTGCCGGTACGTTATCGTCAGGTGATGGTCGGGAGAGTTTCCTTCCCTGACGAGATAAAAAcacgaggaaaaaaaatacgCCGTCACCAGTGAGGACGGTGCAAACCCAAGTTAACATTGAACGTACACTGTCACCCTCTCAGGGCTCATTTCGGTTGAACTGAGGTGGAAAATTGCCCAGAAATTGAAATTCTAACAATAACACGGACATTGCAATCTCCAGGGGTAAAAACAGAAGGACCCTCTGGTACATTAGTGTATATAACGTGGataaattgtctgttttttaaacagcGTAGACGTTTTGAAGCAACCACTAACCAGTTAATAATAGTTTTTAGGGAAGactttgcatatttcagcaagacaacgCCAAAACTGCTGAACCTGTCACAAACTGGATATAATTATTAATACACCTAAAGTACTAAGTACAAATAATTCTCAGTTTAAGCATTTAATACGACAGCTAGATGTTAGCTTTAGATTATTAGCACATATGCTAGCTATTTCAGGAGTTTTTTCCCTACAAGTGCTGCTGGAACAACAGTGTGTCGAGTCACTCTGGGAGTTCTAGGGTTTCACATGATGGGAGATAACCTGTTCCAGTTGTTGCCGAGTCTATATTTGGTTTGGATGCTTGTCAGGACAGTTATTTACGAAACTGCGCGTCACTGTGATTGGCAAGCCGGCGGGCGCACCGACAGACAGCAGGGGTCTGATGTAAAACCAAAGCCAGGGCTCTGCAGATACCCGTCGTCCGTCTGGGAACGGGGACATAAACGACCGCAAATATGAACTCCGCAGCCGCTGACGAAACCGACTGTCCTGATGACCCCGAGGACGGCTGAGGAAACGTGTTTACCTGcataaacaacattaaacaatCCCGTCCTTCTggtaattacataaaaaaacgaATGAACTCAGAGGCCGATAGTTGGGTTTTAACCAACTCACAAATAAGATGCGGCGTCTAATCTGATAAATAACATATAAGTTTAACACTTTAATCTACTTTTAGTCAAaggctcattttgtttttcgaAATATTGAttctgtcttttattaaaaccagtTTAATCTGCAGAATAACGGATTTTAGTCAAATTATAAAACAGACGAGcttcttcagtgtttaaaatcaggttttagtttagtaaaatcaacaaaataatgcaACTTTACTGATATTTTAACGTATATATGCAGTTTCTGTAAATGTATACAGCATTATACCTTTCATGGTACTACTTTTGTGAACCTATTAAGCTCCTTATGATGCATGTATTCTCTGTATTTACCTGTCAAcacaaattatattattttagaaCCTTAAGGAGGAAAagtaaaatcacagaaatacTTTATTATGAGTGAAAGGTGGTTTGGTATTAAAGAGAGACGATTGTCCTCCCATACAGAGACATTTTCCCCAAGCAGAATT contains:
- the acss2l gene encoding acyl-CoA synthetase short chain family member 2 like, translated to MVVSESRDEIYHPPLDLRRDAHVPDLNSYQAMYKKSLEDPEAFWKEVADKFFWKKPAAGPMLQHNFDITKGSIFVRCMEGAKTNMCYNVLDRHVKEGKLGEKVAYYWEGNSPDHHLTITYRQLLSHVCRCANVLKKMGVKKGDRVSIYLPMIPELVYTMLACARIGAVHSIVFAGFSSESLCDRIMDAQSSVLVTADGVYRGEKLINLKQISDEALEKCREKGSPEVNKCLVVKHEAFRTKTGTSSNKLQTPWDSRRDVWWDEATRAAADECEPEWVDAEDPLFVLYTSGSTGKPKGVVHTVAGYLLYTSLTFKYVFDHHRDDVYWCTADIGWITGHSYITYGPLANGASSVLFEGIPVHPHVGRFWEVIEKYRVSKFYTAPTAIRLLMKYGSEPLQKYDLSSLKILGSVGEPINPEAWRWFYETVGQNRCPVVDTFWQTETGGHVLTPLPAATPLKPGSATFPFFGIEPTVLNEDGEELQGEAEGYLVFRKPWPGLMRTVYKDHERFENTYFKKFPGYYVTGDGCRRDKDGYYWITGRIDDMLNVSGHLMSTAEVEAALTLHPAVLEAAAVSRPHKMKGECLYCFVTLRDSREFSSKMAEELKRLVREKIGPIATPDFIQNAPALPKTRSGKIMRRVLRQIARNEEDLGDLSTLSDPKVVEVLLSQRSEAAA